The window TTGTACTGGGAATCCTGGTGTTGATCAGTATTTTTTAAACAAGGAATAAAATTCCTTGTTTAATTTTTATAAGGGGGAGAAATTATGAATATAACAGACATTCTAGTTGCAGCAAAGGAAGCAGAGGCATCTGATATCCATCTTGTGGCAGGGAAACCGCCTACATTCAGAATTCATGGTGTTTTGGAAGATATGCCTGGCTGTGAGGAAAAATTAATGCCCTTGGCTGTAAAAGAACTTACCTATTCAATATTAAATGAGGATCAGGAAAAAAGTTTTGAAAAAAATAAAGAGTTAGATTTTTCATTTGGTATATCAGGAGTCGGGAGATACAGGGTAAATGTCCATGTACAGAGAGGTACCATAGGAGTTTCAATAAGATCACTTAGTACAGAGATACCTGATTTTTCAAAACTAGGTCTTCCAGAAGTGGTAAAAAGTTTTACAGAATACGAAAACGGGCTGATACTGGTAACTGGTCCTACTGGAAGTGGTAAATCTACTACGCTGGCATCTTTGATCGATAAAATAAACAAAGAGAAGGCTCAACATATAATAACTGTAGAAGATCCTATAGAATATCTTCATACTCATAAAAGAGCCCTTGTAGAACAGAGGGAACTGAAATCTGATACTGAAAGTTTTTCTACAGCTCTTAAATATGCCCTGAGACAGGATCCAGATGTAATTCTTATAGGTGAGATGAGAGACCTAGAGACAATAACAGCTGCACTTACAGCAGCAGAAACCGGTCACCTGGTATTTGGTACCCTACACACAAACAGTGCAGCAAAAACAATAGACAGGATAATAGATGTATTTCCTATGGATCAGCAATCTCAGATAAGAATACAGCTGTCCACTTCACTAAGGGCGGTATTGGCTCAGCAGCTGGTTCCTTCTACTGACCACAGGAGAAAAGTGGCCTGTGAAATAATGGTGGGAACTCCTGCCATAGGAAACCTGATAAGAGAAAATAAAACATATCAGATACCTTCAATGATAGAAACTGGTATGAGACACGGAATGATTAGTATGGACGCTTTTTTGGAAAAGCTTCTTAAACAAGGTAAAATAACTTCACAGGAATTTGAAAAAAGATTCAGTGTTAAAAAAAATAAAATTGATCTATAGGTGATGAATTGTGCCAAAATATAAATACAGAGCCAGGGACAAAAACGGACACCTAATTGACGGAGAGATGGAAGCTGCTAATGAATCGGAGCTGAACATGGCGCTAGATAATCTTGGACACTTTCTGATAAGTGTAGAAAAGCCAGATGCAGTTCTCGGAGGGGATATATTAGCCCCTTTTAAAAAGGTAAGAATAAAAGAGATGACTCAATTTACAACTGAACTGTCTACCCTTATAGAAGCAGGGATATCAATAGTCTCAGCTCTTGAGATAGAGGTAAAGCAGCTAAAGGAAGGGGTCTTGAGAGATGCCGTTTCAAAGGCTATAGAGGATATCAAGGGAGGCGAAAGCTTTTCTGATGCTCTGTCAAAACATCCTAAGGTCTTTAAGAAGATATATACGGGACTTGTAAAGTCGGGAGAGGTCTCAGGACAGTTAGACAATATACTGTTAGATCTTGCAAAGTATCTGGATGTAAGCTACAAAAACAGGTCAAAGATAAAATCTGCAATTATTTATCCCTGTGTAATGTTTGTAGTGGCACTAGCGGTATCTGTGTTTCTGCTAGTAGTTGTACTGCCTAGCTTTGTGTCTGTATTTAAAAATGCAGGAGTGGATCTTCCTCTTTCTACAAGGCTGCTCTTAAATCTTTCTCTTTTTATGAAAACCAAGTGGTATTTAATGCTAGGTGGACTCGCCTTCATCATAGCATTAATACGTCTCTGGTATACTACTGCTGACGGGAGACATACCATGGACGGGTATAAGCTGAAAGCCCCTATATTCGGGAGCCTTATGAGAAAATCAGTGGTGTCAAGATTTACCAGGACTTTCGGAGCTCTCATGAAAAGTTCTGTCCCTATGCTTCATGCTTTGGATATTCTAAAGGAAAGTATAGAAAATGCTGTGGTAGAAGAGGTAGTGGACAAAATGAAAGTGGTGGTAAGTGAAGGTGGGAAGGTCTCTAAAGAGTTAGAGGAAAGCAAATATTTTCCAGCTATGGTTGCAAGGATGGTTTCTGTAGGTGAAAATACAGGTGAACTAGATAAAATGTTGCTGAAGATATCCGACCACTATGATAATGAGCTGGAAAATGATATAAAAGGGCTGACTTCAATTATCGAACCTATTCTCATAGTTTTTATGGGTATAGTAGTTGGAAGTATAGTTTTGGCTGTGATGCTTCCTATGTTTGATATGATAAAGCTTGTGAAATAGAAACCGGAGGTTAGAGTTTGATTTTAGATACAGATTTTGATATTACAGAAAACAGTGTGGACGAGTTTTTGAGGATACTGGTCCCCGAAGCAAGAGGAAGAGATATAAAAATAAGAACCACAGAGGAAGGGGAGAAGATAAGCCTCCTCATAGAAACCAAGGGTGTAAAAAAAGAGTTTACCTATAAAAACCATATAGATAGGATAGATGATCAAAAGATAGTTATGGCAAAGACCTCTCTTCTAGAGATCTACGGGAAAGACTATCCCTGGGGAAGTTTAAAGGGGGTAAGACCTACAAAGCTTGTGAGAAGGTTGTTGGCTTTAAATTATGGTTATCTAGAGATAAAGGATATTTTAGAGGGACTTTTTAAGGTATCAGAAAAAAAGAGCTCTCTTATTATAGAGGTTGTGAAAAAAGAGATGGAGTACCTGAACCGAGATTATATAAATATGTATATAGGGATACCTTTCTGTCCTACAAAGTGCAGGTACTGTTCTTTTGCATCCTATGAGATAAACAGCGGAGTCGGAAGGCATTATAAGGCTTTTGTAGATACCCTGATAGAAGAGATAAAGCTAACAGGAGAGCACCTGAAGGAAAACGGCTATAAGCTTGGATCAGTTTATATAGGGGGAGGTACACCGAGCATACTCACAGAAACTGACCTCGAAAGGGTACTGGCATCTGTCAAAAATAACGTGGATCTATCTACTGTAAAAGAATTCACCTTTGAAGCTGGAAGGGTAGATACTCTAACAAAGAAGAAACTCGAGATAATGAAGGACTACGGTGTAGACAGAATAAGCTTAAATCCCCAGACATTTAATGAGGAAACCTTAAAAAATCTAAACAGGACATTCTCTAAAGATAAATTTGATGAGATGTATTCCTTATCTAAAAATATGGGATTTATCATAAATATGGACTTAATTATAGGTCTTCCTGGAGAGGGAACCGAAGAGATACTCTATACCATGAGAGAGCTTGAAAAATACCAGATGGAAAATCTCACTGTCCACGTGCTGGCACTGAAAAAAGCCTCTGTTCTTTTTAAGGACGGGCACCAGGAAGAAGACATTGACAGAGAGGCTGTTGAGAAGGGTATAGAGGAGCTTACTCGGAAAAAATCTCTGAAACCATATTATATGTATAGGCTTAAAAACAGCACCCAGTGGGGAGAAAATCTAGGCTATGCCGTAGATGGGAAAGAATCTATATTTAACATAGAGATGATAGAGGAAAATCAGTCTACCATAGGTCTAGGAGGAGGAGCCATTACAAAAAAAATAGTGGCAGAATCCCCTGTAAGAGATCATATAGACAGGCTGGTAGGGCCTAAAGAACCGGCAACCTATGTAAGAGAAATGAGAGAAAGGCTTAAAAAAAAGCTGGATCTTTTTAAAAAATAATTTTTAAAATTATCGGGAGGAAAGATGAGTGAAAACAGAAAATTCCTGCTTCTCATCTTACTGATACTGGGTATTTTTGCAGGAGAAAAACTTTATAAAAATTTGAATATTGAAAAAAACAAAAAAGAATCAAAGTATGAGCTCACTATAACAAGAAATGCCTATAAGGATAAAAATAAACCTCTAGATATAAACGAAGCCACTGTGGACGCGATGCTGAAAAATGGTATAAGTCTCAGATATGCTGAAGGTATAGACGAGTATCGAGAGATAACAGGGGGCTTTCAAGATATGGAGGAACTTATAAGAGTAAAGGGTATAGGGGCGAAGACCCTTGAAAAAATATCTGGGAAAGTAAGAGTTTATGAGAAGGCAAAAAGAAATGAGTTTTACATAAACGAAGCCTCTGATAAGATACTTCTTTATTTTGGTTTTACAAAAAAAGAGATAAAGAAAATAAGAAAAAAGCAGAAAGAAAATTTTAAAATCAATAGCAATCTCGAACTTAGAGATATACTAGGTGATGAAAGGTATTATGATTTTAAAGATTTTGTACATTATGAGAGATACTGAGGGAGGCCTAGGGGTCTCCTTTAGTTTTTTAATATACATAGCCTTATAAGAATTGAAAAAAATTGTTATCTGTGATAAAATCAGGTTTGTAAATTTATTTTTGAGAGGAGCAAAAGATGGCCAGAATTATTAGAGGTGCTAGCAAAAATGCTAGATTTTTTATAGTAGATTCAAAGGATGTTGTTCAAAAGGCTCAAGATATACATAAATGTAGTCCCACTGCTATCGCTGCATTTGGAAGATTTCTTACAGCTGGGATAATAATGGGTGCAGGCTTAAAAGGTGATGACCTCATGACTCTTAGAACTGACACAGATGGGTCATTGAATCATATGGTTGTTACCTCAGATTCCATGGGCAGAATAAAGGGATATCTTTCAAATCCAGAAGCTGAACTTCCTTTAAAAGCCAACGGACAGCCTGATGTAGGCGGTATAATAGGCAAGGGTATGCTGAGAGTAATAAAGGATATGGGTCTAAAAGAACCCTATATAGGCATTTCAAATATACAGACTGGAGAGATAGCAGAAGATATAGCTTATTATTATTATACCTCTGAACAGACACCAACTGTTCTCGCTTTGGGAGTTTCCCTGAATGACGATATGTCCATAAAAAATGCCGGAGGATACATGGTCCAGCTTTTACCTGACTCTGAGGACCAGTTTATAGACAAGCTAGAAGCTAAAATAGGAGCTATAAGACCTGTGACTGAGCTCTTTGAAGGCGGGATGGATCTAGAGAGAATAGCAAAACT is drawn from uncultured Ilyobacter sp. and contains these coding sequences:
- a CDS encoding type IV pilus twitching motility protein PilT, encoding MNITDILVAAKEAEASDIHLVAGKPPTFRIHGVLEDMPGCEEKLMPLAVKELTYSILNEDQEKSFEKNKELDFSFGISGVGRYRVNVHVQRGTIGVSIRSLSTEIPDFSKLGLPEVVKSFTEYENGLILVTGPTGSGKSTTLASLIDKINKEKAQHIITVEDPIEYLHTHKRALVEQRELKSDTESFSTALKYALRQDPDVILIGEMRDLETITAALTAAETGHLVFGTLHTNSAAKTIDRIIDVFPMDQQSQIRIQLSTSLRAVLAQQLVPSTDHRRKVACEIMVGTPAIGNLIRENKTYQIPSMIETGMRHGMISMDAFLEKLLKQGKITSQEFEKRFSVKKNKIDL
- a CDS encoding type II secretion system F family protein; translated protein: MPKYKYRARDKNGHLIDGEMEAANESELNMALDNLGHFLISVEKPDAVLGGDILAPFKKVRIKEMTQFTTELSTLIEAGISIVSALEIEVKQLKEGVLRDAVSKAIEDIKGGESFSDALSKHPKVFKKIYTGLVKSGEVSGQLDNILLDLAKYLDVSYKNRSKIKSAIIYPCVMFVVALAVSVFLLVVVLPSFVSVFKNAGVDLPLSTRLLLNLSLFMKTKWYLMLGGLAFIIALIRLWYTTADGRHTMDGYKLKAPIFGSLMRKSVVSRFTRTFGALMKSSVPMLHALDILKESIENAVVEEVVDKMKVVVSEGGKVSKELEESKYFPAMVARMVSVGENTGELDKMLLKISDHYDNELENDIKGLTSIIEPILIVFMGIVVGSIVLAVMLPMFDMIKLVK
- a CDS encoding coproporphyrinogen III oxidase, with product MILDTDFDITENSVDEFLRILVPEARGRDIKIRTTEEGEKISLLIETKGVKKEFTYKNHIDRIDDQKIVMAKTSLLEIYGKDYPWGSLKGVRPTKLVRRLLALNYGYLEIKDILEGLFKVSEKKSSLIIEVVKKEMEYLNRDYINMYIGIPFCPTKCRYCSFASYEINSGVGRHYKAFVDTLIEEIKLTGEHLKENGYKLGSVYIGGGTPSILTETDLERVLASVKNNVDLSTVKEFTFEAGRVDTLTKKKLEIMKDYGVDRISLNPQTFNEETLKNLNRTFSKDKFDEMYSLSKNMGFIINMDLIIGLPGEGTEEILYTMRELEKYQMENLTVHVLALKKASVLFKDGHQEEDIDREAVEKGIEELTRKKSLKPYYMYRLKNSTQWGENLGYAVDGKESIFNIEMIEENQSTIGLGGGAITKKIVAESPVRDHIDRLVGPKEPATYVREMRERLKKKLDLFKK
- a CDS encoding helix-hairpin-helix domain-containing protein; translation: MSENRKFLLLILLILGIFAGEKLYKNLNIEKNKKESKYELTITRNAYKDKNKPLDINEATVDAMLKNGISLRYAEGIDEYREITGGFQDMEELIRVKGIGAKTLEKISGKVRVYEKAKRNEFYINEASDKILLYFGFTKKEIKKIRKKQKENFKINSNLELRDILGDERYYDFKDFVHYERY
- the hslO gene encoding Hsp33 family molecular chaperone HslO; the protein is MARIIRGASKNARFFIVDSKDVVQKAQDIHKCSPTAIAAFGRFLTAGIIMGAGLKGDDLMTLRTDTDGSLNHMVVTSDSMGRIKGYLSNPEAELPLKANGQPDVGGIIGKGMLRVIKDMGLKEPYIGISNIQTGEIAEDIAYYYYTSEQTPTVLALGVSLNDDMSIKNAGGYMVQLLPDSEDQFIDKLEAKIGAIRPVTELFEGGMDLERIAKLLYEDMEDEKGERLVEDYELYEEIETKYSCNCDKDRFYRGLVALGKKQLDEIFSEKETLEVECHFCKSKYSFSKQEFESLMN